One segment of Paenibacillus rhizovicinus DNA contains the following:
- a CDS encoding cellulase family glycosylhydrolase produces the protein MKRLAPFILSLILCSFALLPMYAERAAAAPAAASTKKTPLQTTVDAMQPGWNLGNTFDATGGDETAWGNPVVTKELIDSIAAAGFKSIRLPVTWQERLGTEPDYTIDPAFMSRIQEVVDWSLDAGLYVIVNIHHDSSWIMNMETQHDEVLARFKAIWTQVAAHFKNYSEKLMFESVNEPRFSDDWNKDSPVYFEMLGELNTAFVHLVRASGGHNAQRPLVLPTIAASAAQSDRLEELLKTIESLKDKNLIATFHYYGYWQFSVNVAGVTTFANEAQTDLVNTFDRVYDTLSVKGIPVIVGEFGLLGFDKSLQTIEHGEVLKFFEYITYYAKEKGFPLMLWDNGQHFDRQNYKWSDEDLYDVIMEGMKSRSSTAETDDVYMKANAAATDKRIPLNLNGNTFTALKNGDKTLVQGTDYELDGQDLILKAGLLQSLLTGTTGVNAILNCSFSAGADWKLNVIAYDTPLMQSTEGSDSFFSIPTQFGGDRLATMEATYAEGGNAGPNDWTSYQEFGLAFSPEYENGHIEMKPDFLKTLKDGEEVTLNFHFGSGEIVPYKLKKQSSSVTGLSTQVDAPASGTANGATNGATNNSTNAPESEPANDKTSGSASAAANAEPESKPADAAPAVEVSQAERHDHDQRNEVLMIAGGALLVFVVSGLLLMRRSKRF, from the coding sequence ATGAAACGTCTAGCACCATTCATCCTCTCGCTTATTCTATGTTCGTTCGCGCTGCTCCCCATGTATGCGGAACGCGCAGCCGCGGCACCGGCTGCCGCATCGACGAAAAAAACCCCGCTGCAGACTACCGTGGATGCGATGCAGCCCGGCTGGAACCTGGGCAATACATTCGATGCCACCGGGGGCGACGAGACGGCCTGGGGGAATCCGGTCGTCACGAAGGAATTAATCGATTCCATTGCCGCCGCAGGCTTCAAGAGCATTCGCCTTCCCGTGACGTGGCAGGAGCGGCTGGGAACGGAGCCGGATTATACGATCGATCCTGCTTTCATGTCGCGTATTCAAGAAGTGGTGGACTGGTCGCTCGATGCCGGGCTCTACGTCATCGTCAACATTCATCATGATTCCAGCTGGATCATGAATATGGAGACGCAGCACGACGAGGTACTGGCTCGGTTCAAGGCGATCTGGACGCAGGTAGCTGCGCATTTCAAGAACTACTCCGAGAAGCTTATGTTCGAAAGCGTGAACGAGCCGCGCTTCTCCGACGATTGGAATAAGGACTCGCCTGTTTATTTTGAAATGCTGGGCGAGTTGAATACGGCGTTCGTTCACCTGGTTCGCGCATCCGGCGGCCATAACGCGCAGCGCCCGCTCGTACTGCCCACCATCGCGGCCTCGGCTGCGCAGAGCGACAGGCTCGAGGAGCTGCTCAAGACGATTGAGAGCTTGAAGGACAAGAACCTCATCGCAACGTTCCATTACTATGGCTATTGGCAGTTCAGCGTTAATGTCGCGGGGGTGACGACATTCGCGAACGAAGCGCAAACCGACCTTGTCAACACCTTCGACCGTGTCTACGATACGCTGTCGGTCAAAGGAATTCCCGTCATCGTAGGCGAATTCGGTCTCCTCGGCTTCGATAAGTCGCTTCAAACGATCGAGCACGGAGAAGTCCTTAAATTCTTTGAATATATAACGTACTACGCGAAGGAAAAGGGCTTCCCGCTCATGCTGTGGGACAATGGCCAGCACTTTGACAGACAGAACTACAAATGGTCGGACGAGGACTTGTACGATGTCATAATGGAGGGAATGAAGAGCCGCTCCTCCACTGCCGAAACCGATGACGTCTACATGAAGGCGAATGCGGCGGCCACGGATAAGCGCATCCCGTTGAACCTGAACGGCAACACCTTTACGGCCCTGAAGAATGGCGATAAGACGCTGGTGCAAGGAACCGATTACGAGCTGGATGGTCAAGATTTAATCCTGAAGGCCGGCCTGCTGCAATCGCTGTTGACCGGAACGACGGGCGTCAACGCCATCTTGAACTGCTCGTTCTCCGCGGGCGCCGATTGGAAATTAAACGTCATTGCCTACGATACGCCGCTTATGCAAAGCACGGAGGGCTCGGACTCGTTCTTCAGTATCCCGACGCAATTCGGCGGGGATCGGCTGGCAACGATGGAAGCGACTTACGCGGAAGGCGGCAATGCAGGCCCCAATGACTGGACATCATACCAGGAGTTCGGGCTGGCGTTCTCGCCAGAGTACGAGAACGGGCATATTGAGATGAAGCCGGATTTCCTGAAAACGTTGAAGGACGGCGAGGAAGTGACGTTGAACTTTCACTTCGGCAGCGGGGAGATAGTCCCCTATAAGCTGAAGAAGCAGTCATCCAGCGTGACCGGACTCTCAACGCAAGTAGACGCGCCGGCAAGCGGGACAGCGAACGGAGCAACAAACGGGGCAACGAACAACTCAACGAATGCGCCGGAGAGCGAGCCGGCGAATGACAAGACCTCCGGCAGCGCTTCGGCTGCGGCGAACGCGGAGCCGGAATCGAAACCGGCCGACGCCGCGCCTGCCGTCGAAGTCTCGCAAGCGGAACGTCACGACCACGATCAGCGCAACGAGGTGCTCATGATTGCGGGAGGCGCATTGCTGGTGTTTGTCGTCAGCGGGCTCCTGCTCATGAGGCGCTCCAAACGGTTTTAA
- a CDS encoding helix-turn-helix domain-containing protein has product MRKKWFYRLLFSYTPILFITVTFTFFIFFQLLSDQNRNEAIKANKALSAQALRLIDSSLKAIDNAIMLKSMEIESNQQLLSYFNEHNDDVYARITAVKQMRELMISLPLIDSIYLVRTKDQMVLSNATGGTLSDFLDKPFVELHMSKPSSKWTGARIYRPFTVIEGKRVVSLVRDVPFITGEKGFIVVNVATDSLSKMIADLYDADASFIRVKDTSGSSLLKEDEDTKQAVQSSHYVSGYTGWTYQSGIVNGRLIRLISQLNNIWFLIGIVMIIGSFIWLIYVTRRNYKPIEHIVTKIRDFTNPQAGSLTKTNVGDEFSFIETALEHMITEHSQYQRSHKEGLPSRTHYLFQRLIEGGSSLTNEEWMKEAAYLQLPDPSRMQAVFVVELDHYAEFSSSYSSRDQNLLKFALRSMMQEMSQKFACILWSEWISASSLSVMVFGTEQEDERSPLILELLEDVRGWTASNLKLTVTIGIGEPVRRFSDIPKAFQGALKALKYKAVLGENRVITTEQTVSRGQEVLFSHLTIIRSIVQSIRRLEDWESDYNELFDRMKQGILTKEEVTSLMNYLVYSLSNEMAGMSREYSQHWEGDWLPKLNACLAEFQTLEQMRDQTLGVLTALSDTLREAQTKRQHAATIRDVRKYLELNYANHNLSLDYLSDYFHLNAKYLSKLFKEETGEKFVDFLIDVRMKEAEKLLANTQSTVQEVAEQVGYASNISFSRVFKKVTGSSPSEYRDSLERKAVR; this is encoded by the coding sequence TTGAGAAAAAAGTGGTTTTACCGGTTGTTGTTTTCGTATACGCCGATCTTGTTTATTACCGTCACGTTCACCTTCTTTATCTTCTTCCAGCTGCTGAGCGATCAGAATCGCAACGAAGCGATCAAGGCTAACAAAGCGCTCTCCGCGCAAGCGCTGCGTCTCATCGACTCCTCGCTGAAGGCGATCGACAATGCGATCATGCTGAAAAGCATGGAAATCGAGAGCAATCAGCAGCTGCTGTCGTACTTTAACGAGCACAACGACGATGTGTACGCGAGAATAACGGCGGTTAAGCAAATGCGGGAGTTAATGATCTCCCTGCCTTTGATCGACTCGATTTATTTGGTCCGCACGAAGGATCAGATGGTGCTCAGCAATGCGACGGGCGGCACGCTGAGCGACTTTCTGGACAAACCGTTCGTGGAGCTGCACATGAGCAAGCCTTCATCCAAATGGACGGGAGCACGGATATATCGGCCGTTTACGGTGATCGAGGGCAAGCGAGTCGTGAGTCTGGTGAGGGATGTTCCTTTCATTACGGGCGAGAAAGGCTTCATCGTCGTGAACGTGGCGACGGACTCGCTCTCCAAGATGATCGCGGATCTCTATGATGCCGATGCAAGCTTCATTCGCGTCAAGGATACCTCCGGAAGCTCGCTGCTCAAGGAGGACGAGGATACGAAACAGGCGGTGCAGTCTTCCCACTACGTCTCGGGCTATACGGGGTGGACCTACCAAAGCGGAATCGTCAACGGGCGATTGATACGGCTGATTTCGCAGCTGAACAACATCTGGTTCCTGATCGGCATCGTGATGATCATCGGTTCCTTCATATGGTTAATTTACGTCACGCGGCGCAATTACAAACCGATCGAACATATCGTGACGAAAATCCGGGATTTTACGAACCCGCAAGCCGGCAGTTTGACGAAGACCAACGTCGGGGACGAATTCTCGTTCATCGAAACGGCGTTGGAACACATGATTACGGAGCATAGCCAATATCAGCGCTCCCATAAAGAAGGGCTGCCTTCGCGCACGCACTACTTGTTCCAACGGTTAATCGAAGGCGGATCGTCGCTGACGAACGAGGAATGGATGAAGGAAGCCGCGTATTTGCAGCTGCCGGACCCTTCCCGCATGCAGGCGGTATTCGTCGTGGAGCTGGACCATTACGCCGAATTCAGCAGCAGTTATTCCAGCAGGGATCAGAATCTGCTGAAATTCGCTCTTCGCAGCATGATGCAGGAGATGTCGCAGAAATTCGCGTGCATCCTATGGAGCGAATGGATCTCCGCTTCTTCCTTGAGCGTGATGGTATTCGGGACGGAGCAGGAAGACGAGCGGTCGCCGCTCATCCTGGAACTGCTGGAGGACGTGCGCGGCTGGACGGCGTCCAATTTGAAGTTGACTGTCACGATCGGTATCGGCGAGCCGGTGCGCCGCTTCTCGGATATCCCGAAAGCGTTCCAAGGGGCGCTGAAGGCGCTGAAATACAAAGCCGTATTAGGCGAGAACAGGGTCATCACGACGGAGCAGACGGTCAGCAGAGGCCAAGAGGTCCTGTTCTCGCATTTGACGATTATCCGCTCCATCGTGCAGTCGATCCGGCGGCTCGAAGATTGGGAAAGCGACTATAACGAGCTGTTCGATCGCATGAAGCAAGGCATCTTGACGAAAGAAGAAGTTACGAGCTTGATGAATTACTTGGTCTACAGCCTCAGCAACGAAATGGCGGGGATGAGCCGCGAATATTCGCAGCACTGGGAAGGCGACTGGCTGCCGAAGCTGAACGCCTGTCTGGCTGAATTCCAGACGCTCGAGCAAATGCGCGATCAAACGCTCGGCGTGCTGACGGCGCTGTCCGATACGCTGCGCGAGGCGCAAACCAAGCGACAGCATGCGGCGACGATCCGCGATGTCCGCAAGTATCTGGAGCTCAATTACGCAAATCATAATTTATCGCTGGATTATCTGAGCGACTACTTCCATCTGAACGCAAAGTACCTAAGCAAATTATTCAAAGAAGAAACAGGGGAGAAGTTCGTCGACTTCCTGATCGACGTTCGAATGAAGGAGGCGGAGAAGCTGCTGGCGAACACGCAGTCGACGGTGCAGGAGGTAGCCGAGCAAGTCGGCTATGCCAGCAATATTTCGTTCAGCCGCGTGTTCAAGAAGGTAACGGGAAGCTCTCCGAGCGAATACCGCGACTCCTTGGAGCGGAAAGCGGTCAGGTGA
- a CDS encoding VOC family protein codes for MGRLVHFEIHVDDMERAKKFYGEVFGWTFEDWSNYAGMPYYGATTGDANEMGINGALVKRQGPPPQPGQAMNGYACTMGVGDYDAAEAKILALGGQLALPKYALPGMAWQGYYLDTEGNIFGIHQPDENAK; via the coding sequence ATGGGAAGATTGGTTCATTTCGAAATTCATGTCGACGACATGGAGCGTGCGAAGAAGTTTTATGGCGAGGTATTCGGATGGACGTTCGAGGACTGGAGCAATTATGCCGGCATGCCCTATTACGGGGCTACGACGGGAGACGCGAACGAGATGGGAATCAACGGCGCTCTGGTGAAGCGTCAAGGTCCTCCCCCGCAGCCCGGACAGGCCATGAATGGGTATGCGTGTACGATGGGGGTCGGTGACTACGATGCTGCCGAAGCCAAGATCCTCGCTCTCGGAGGCCAGCTCGCACTGCCAAAATATGCGCTGCCGGGGATGGCGTGGCAAGGGTACTACCTGGATACGGAAGGGAATATCTTCGGTATTCATCAGCCTGACGAGAACGCCAAATAG
- a CDS encoding YfbR-like 5'-deoxynucleotidase — protein sequence MGIHAYFQSLTDLERIIRCPGKFKFQEHSVAEHSWKVVQYAKTLADIEESHGIAVDWKKLYEITSSHDYGEIFIGDIKTPVKHYSLELRSMLQQVEEGMVAHFIDEHIPEAFKPIFRKQLREGKDDSVEGQILEVADKMDQIYEAFAELQKGNSEQEFIVMYRHALIKIKGIRLHCVDYFLQHILPDLVSEGARSPIDIERITREALAA from the coding sequence ATGGGCATTCACGCTTATTTCCAATCGCTGACCGATTTAGAGCGCATCATTCGTTGTCCCGGCAAATTCAAATTTCAGGAGCACAGCGTTGCCGAGCATTCGTGGAAAGTCGTCCAGTATGCCAAGACGCTGGCCGATATCGAAGAAAGCCACGGCATCGCCGTCGACTGGAAGAAGCTCTACGAAATCACGAGCAGTCACGACTACGGCGAGATTTTCATCGGGGATATCAAAACGCCCGTCAAGCATTATTCCCTGGAGCTTCGCTCGATGCTGCAGCAGGTCGAGGAAGGCATGGTGGCGCATTTCATCGACGAGCATATTCCCGAGGCGTTCAAGCCGATCTTCCGCAAGCAGCTGCGCGAAGGGAAAGACGATTCCGTCGAAGGGCAAATTCTCGAAGTCGCCGATAAAATGGATCAGATCTACGAAGCGTTCGCCGAGCTGCAGAAAGGGAATTCCGAGCAGGAGTTCATCGTCATGTACCGCCATGCGTTAATTAAGATCAAAGGCATCCGGCTGCACTGCGTCGATTATTTCCTGCAGCATATCTTACCGGACTTGGTCAGCGAAGGTGCCCGCTCTCCGATCGACATCGAACGGATCACGAGGGAGGCGCTTGCCGCCTAA
- a CDS encoding alpha-L-fucosidase, which yields MEQAEQEDQVVQTGVHNFSKEEEWVKPENPQLLERLEWFRDQKLGLMMHWGPYSQLGIVESWALSDDDADWSREGIDWEKDGEAFKRQYFDLNKTFNPIRLQPDVWADLAADNGFKYFLFTTKHHDGFCMWDTQTTDYRITGADCPFHTHRYADICGQLFDAFRARGLSIAAYFSKADWNTPYYWEQGLKTDGRKTWRGPSYHPNEHPELWEQFVQFTHEQLMELLTKYGRIDVLWLDAGWVREGSRVPQDIRLGELVERAREQQPWLLSADRTVGGPYENIVTPEQTIPEGPMNIPWESCITMGTSFSFRYEDQYKTARQLVGILLEVVAKGGNLALNVGPQPDGRLPEGAIKGIKELGAWLKEFGEGIYGTRICDPYFTGEWAFTRKGEIVYAYRIYRSADAPVSSELIIPYPGAIDRIELMGGGNEALACSRSEQGWLVRLPDAAVQGQAPIAHGFRMITK from the coding sequence ATGGAGCAGGCAGAACAGGAAGACCAAGTCGTTCAGACGGGCGTGCACAATTTCAGTAAAGAGGAAGAATGGGTCAAACCCGAGAACCCGCAGCTTCTCGAACGGTTGGAATGGTTCAGGGATCAGAAGCTCGGGCTGATGATGCACTGGGGGCCTTATTCCCAGCTTGGCATCGTCGAATCGTGGGCGTTGAGCGATGACGACGCGGACTGGTCCAGAGAAGGCATCGATTGGGAGAAGGACGGCGAGGCATTCAAGCGCCAATATTTCGACCTCAACAAGACGTTTAATCCGATCCGGCTGCAGCCTGACGTATGGGCGGATTTGGCGGCCGACAACGGCTTTAAATATTTTCTGTTTACGACGAAGCATCATGACGGATTCTGCATGTGGGATACGCAAACGACCGATTATCGGATTACCGGCGCGGATTGTCCGTTCCATACGCATCGCTATGCGGATATTTGCGGCCAATTGTTCGATGCCTTTCGAGCCAGAGGCTTGTCCATAGCGGCTTATTTCTCGAAAGCGGACTGGAACACGCCGTATTATTGGGAGCAGGGCCTCAAGACGGACGGACGCAAAACATGGCGGGGGCCGTCTTATCATCCGAATGAGCATCCCGAGCTATGGGAACAATTCGTGCAATTCACGCATGAGCAGCTGATGGAGCTGCTGACGAAGTACGGCCGCATCGATGTCCTGTGGCTGGATGCCGGATGGGTGCGGGAAGGAAGCCGAGTGCCGCAGGATATCCGTCTAGGGGAGCTGGTGGAGAGAGCCCGGGAACAGCAGCCGTGGCTGTTGTCCGCGGATCGCACGGTCGGCGGTCCTTACGAGAACATCGTTACGCCGGAACAGACGATTCCGGAAGGCCCGATGAACATTCCATGGGAAAGCTGCATTACGATGGGAACCTCCTTCTCCTTCCGTTACGAGGATCAGTACAAGACAGCCCGGCAGCTGGTCGGCATCTTGCTCGAGGTCGTAGCCAAAGGCGGGAATTTGGCGCTAAACGTCGGACCGCAGCCGGATGGTCGTCTGCCGGAAGGCGCGATTAAGGGCATAAAAGAGCTTGGCGCGTGGTTGAAGGAATTCGGAGAAGGCATATACGGCACCCGGATTTGCGATCCGTACTTCACGGGAGAATGGGCGTTTACGCGCAAAGGAGAAATTGTATACGCTTACCGGATCTATAGAAGCGCGGACGCACCTGTCTCGAGCGAGCTGATCATTCCTTATCCGGGTGCTATCGACCGGATCGAGCTGATGGGCGGCGGAAATGAGGCATTGGCCTGCAGCAGGTCGGAACAAGGCTGGCTGGTTCGCTTGCCGGATGCGGCCGTTCAAGGACAAGCCCCGATCGCGCATGGATTTCGCATGATTACGAAATAA